One window of the Vanessa atalanta chromosome 22, ilVanAtal1.2, whole genome shotgun sequence genome contains the following:
- the LOC125072563 gene encoding UDP-glucosyltransferase 2-like encodes MTVLVLSVLFLLNFGDISAARILAVFPTPSISHQVVFRPLTVELARRGHEVTVVTADPAYPPGQAPKNLTEIDVHDLSYKLWKDEFPIQSVGSKEDIYAQVTKIFSITFKLIMSQIETKEVQDIIKTKKFDLLLLEAYTKPALVYSHFFKVPVIQVSSFGGLKFNYRTVGACTHPMLYPTQVHQKLYNLTNWDKLQQLYIHWWFENFQWKVEREQDEILKSKFGSDFPSLYELSNNVDMLFLNVNPIWVDNQPVPTNVVYMGGIHMTEPKELPQDLQSFLDSSKNGVIYFSLGTNVTPSVLPPAIIQMLVKIFSQLPYNVLWKWDKDELPGQTKNIKIFKWLPQTDLLKHPNVKLFITQGGLQSTDEAINAGVPLIGIPMLADQWYNVQKYLHFEIGVQLDFTSVTEDEFRNAILTVASDKRYRENIIRLRTLINDQPQSPLERVVWWTEHLLRHGGAKHLRAAGANISWVDYLELELVLIVLSTLIFVLIIITVFITMLWKFLMKYFRTDIKRKVS; translated from the exons CATGAGGTCACTGTTGTCACCGCTGACCCCGCTTACCCGCCAGGACAAGCTCCGAAAAACCTAACAGAAATAGATGTCCATGATTTATCCTATAAATTATGGAAAGATGAATTTCCAATTCAATCCGTTGGTTCAAAAGAAGACATATATGCacaagtaacaaaaatattttctataacttTCAAGCTTATTATGTCTCAAATAGAAACAAAAGAAGtacaagatattattaaaacgaagaAATTCGACTTGTTGCTGCTAGAAGCTTATACGAAACCAGCATTGGTGTACTCACATTTCTTCAAAGTACCAGTAATACAAGTCAGTTCGTTTGgtggtttaaaatttaactatagAACTGTTGGTGCGTGTACACATCCTATGTTATATCCAACACAAGTACACCAAAAGCTCTACAATCTAACTAATTGGGATAAATTGCAACAGCTATACATTCATTGGTGGTTTGAAAATTTCCAGTGGAAAGTGGAACGAGAACAGGACGAAATACTGAAATCTAAATTCGGTTCTGATTTTCCGTCGTTATATGAATTATCTAATAATGTGGAcatgctttttttaaatgtgaaccCAATTTGGGTGGATAATCAACCAGTGCcaacaaatgttgtttatatggGAGGAATACATATGACAGAACCTAAAGAATTACCACAG gatCTTCAGTCGTTTTTGGATTCATCAAAAAATGGTGTTATTTACTTTAGTTTGGGAACGAATGTTACGCCTTCTGTTTTGCCTCCGGCAATAATACAAATGCTTGTAAAGATATTTTCACAACTACCTTACAACGTTTTGTGGAAGTGGGATAAGGACGAGTTGCCCggacagacaaaaaatataaaaatattcaagtggCTGCCACAAACAGATCTACTAA AACACCCAAatgtaaagttatttataactCAAGGCGGTCTGCAATCTACAGATGAAGCCATAAATGCTGGAGTACCACTCATAGGTATACCGATGCTAGCAGATCAATGGTATAATGTACAGAAGTACCTTCATTTTGAAATTGGAGTCCAGCTTGATTTCACATCTGTTACCGAAGATGAGTTCAGAAATGCCATTTTAACTGTTGCGAGTGACAAAag gtaTCGCGAGAATATAATAAGGTTACGTACCCTTATAAATGATCAGCCCCAGTCGCCATTGGAGCGGGTCGTCTGGTGGACGGAACACTTGTTACGTCACGGAGGAGCTAAGCATTTACGAGCAGCTGGCGCGAATATATCGTGGGTAGACTATTTGGAACTCGAATTAGTGTTAATTGTATTATCAacattaatttttgtattaataattataactgtatttattactatgttatggaaatttttaatgaaatactttaGGACTGATATCAAACGAAAAGTTTCAtag
- the LOC125072564 gene encoding UDP-glucosyltransferase 2-like, which translates to MLKLLWFVVTLSTLDLCKSASILGVFPAPILSHQLVFKSLTQELAKRGHNVTVVTALSVAKYEEIDNYTEIDLSHIGMEVRSKLLVDELNQVHDMFHQFKTTLKLVFKYINTIIQSHEVQNLIKYQSFDLILIEDCSKSALILSHLIKAPVIYISSFGGSFDTFETVGGVVHPILYPLATRKRFHYLSTWDKISELSIEYKLQNFYNELETSQDEINKKIYGEDTPTLNELKTNVQMIFLNIHSIWDSNRPVPPNVIYLGGLHRKPQKALPKDLKSSLDSSVRGAIYVSFGTSVDCSIFTEKMLQILINVFSKLPYDVYWKWNNELPRLPQNVKISKWFPQSDLLQHPNIKLFITQGGLQSTDEAIAAGVPLIGLPILWDQWFNVDKYVQLKIGLQIDIEKITEDELESAIKTVIGDKEYTHNILKLRSIMFDTPQSSLDRAVWWTEYVLRHGGEHLRAPSANVSWVDYYEIEIVLYLVAIVTIAMTLVIIVLRCTLKSIIKKSKLNKTKIH; encoded by the exons atgttaaaactttTGTGGTTCGTGGTGACTTTAAGTACACTTGACTTATGTAAATCTGCAAGTATTTTAGGGGTATTCCCCGCACCTATTCTGAGCCATCAGCTGGTATTTAAGTCATTGACACAGGAACTGGCAAAGAGGGGCCATAACGTTACAGTAGTTACAGCTTTATCCGTTGCAAAATATGAAGAAATAGATAATTATACTGAAATTGATTTATCTCACATCGGAATGGAAGTCCGATCTAAGTTGTTAGTTGATGAACTAAATCAAGTCCATGATATGTTCCATCAGTTCAAGACTActttgaaattagtttttaaatatataaatacaattatacaaagcCATGAagtgcaaaatttaattaaataccaatCATTTGACCTGATTTTGATTGAAGACTGTTCCAAATCAGcattaattttatcacatttaaTTAAGGCACCAGTTATATACATAAGTTCTTTTGGAGGTAGCTTCGATACATTCGAAACTGTTGGTGGCGTTGTTCATCCAATATTATATCCCCTAGCGACGAGAAAACGTTTTCATTATTTATCGACGTGGGATAAAATTTCGGAATTatctattgaatataaattacagaatttttataatgaattagaAACATCACAGGatgagattaataaaaaaatatacggtgAAGATACTCCGACACTAAATGAGTTGAAGACAAATGTTcagatgatatttttaaacatacattcGATATGGGATTCAAATCGTCCAGTCCCTCCAAATGTTATATATCTAGGAGGTTTGCATCGTAAACCGCAAAAAGCACTGCCAAAG GACTTGAAATCATCTTTAGACTCATCTGTTAGAGGAGCTATATACGTCAGTTTTGGAACGTCGGTCGACTGCTCAATATTCACAGAAAAAATGCTACAAATACTAATCAATGTTTTTTCGAAATTGCCTTACGATGTTTATTGGAAATGGAACAATGAATTACCAAGATTACCTCAAAATGTTAAGATATCAAAGTGGTTTCCACAATCAGATCTTCTtc AACATccgaatatcaaattatttataacacaaggAGGCCTGCAGTCTACTGATGAAGCTATAGCTGCTGGAGTACCTCTCATAGGTCTACCGATACTTTGGGACCAATGGTTCAATGTAGATAAATATGTTCAACTGAAAATTGGCTTACAAATAGATATAGAAAAAATTACGGAAGATGAATTGGAAAGTGCAATTAAAACTGTAATAGGCGATAAAGA ataTACCCACAATATATTGAAATTGCGGTCTATTATGTTCGATACTCCTCAATCGTCTCTTGACCGGGCTGTTTGGTGGACAGAATATGTTCTACGTCATGGAGGTGAACATCTCCGAGCTCCTTCAGCGAATGTGTCTTGGGttgattattatgaaattgaaatagtattatatttggtGGCTATCGTTACTATTGCCATGACATTAGTGATTATTGTGTTAAGGTGCACGTTGAAAAGTATTATTAAGAAatctaaattaaacaaaactaaaattcaTTAA